A window from Chitinophaga filiformis encodes these proteins:
- a CDS encoding ArsR/SmtB family transcription factor, whose translation MNLRRDVFQAIADPTRRAILLLLVSQSMTAGAIAANFDTARPTVSKHLQILTECELLEQEQNGREIYYHINAKKMKEVADFIEPFRQMWDDRFNKLEAIMKKYKSDK comes from the coding sequence ATGAATCTGAGAAGAGATGTATTCCAGGCGATAGCTGACCCGACAAGGAGGGCCATATTGCTGTTACTTGTTTCCCAGTCAATGACTGCAGGCGCAATAGCAGCAAACTTTGATACCGCAAGACCGACAGTTTCAAAACACCTGCAGATACTTACCGAGTGTGAATTACTTGAGCAAGAGCAGAATGGCAGGGAAATTTACTATCACATTAACGCAAAAAAAATGAAAGAAGTAGCAGACTTTATCGAACCATTCCGCCAGATGTGGGATGACAGGTTTAACAAGCTGGAAGCTATAATGAAAAAATACAAATCCGATAAATGA
- a CDS encoding winged helix-turn-helix transcriptional regulator: MYERKIPELLDCGLAVALKVIGGKWKAWIMDCIRRGVARPSAIHREMQEVAPRIINMHLKELEEYGILYKEVYAESPARVEYKFTDIGESLLPVLATLETWGNLNKEYIQRNIDTYQPGTCRFLPQ, from the coding sequence ATGTACGAAAGGAAAATACCAGAATTACTTGATTGCGGTTTGGCAGTAGCGCTTAAAGTGATTGGCGGGAAATGGAAGGCATGGATAATGGACTGCATCAGGCGTGGTGTTGCGCGACCTAGCGCCATTCATCGTGAAATGCAGGAAGTAGCACCGAGGATCATTAACATGCATCTGAAAGAGCTGGAGGAATATGGCATTCTTTACAAGGAAGTGTATGCTGAAAGTCCTGCCAGGGTGGAATACAAATTTACAGATATTGGTGAGAGCCTGTTACCCGTGCTTGCAACCCTGGAAACCTGGGGCAATTTGAATAAAGAATATATTCAGCGCAATATTGACACTTATCAGCCCGGTACCTGCCGGTTCCTTCCGCAATAG
- a CDS encoding NAD(P)-dependent oxidoreductase — MTGITNSKDKKITVVGLGSMGAAIARALITKGYEVTVWNRDTAKAAALTTEGAIVATDIVAAITASPLIVICVSDYKATKKIFDTAGAVTALSGRTLVQLSTGTPKEARELHAWAQQQGALALNGDILAWPRQIGGSEATIMISGPSAAFQLHETALRSLAGTFSYLGEEPGASAVFFSAVMAYLAGNWIGFCHGALICEHEGVPVDTFGTLIANISPILAAESRHMGEVIQHNRFADPESTVKTTTEDLHLLVQHSEEAGISTELPRFAANIFQRTVDAGYGGEEHAAIIKVLRKHG, encoded by the coding sequence ATGACAGGAATAACAAATAGTAAGGACAAGAAGATAACTGTGGTCGGACTGGGGTCCATGGGGGCTGCCATTGCCCGTGCATTGATCACGAAGGGATACGAAGTGACTGTGTGGAACCGCGATACAGCAAAAGCGGCCGCGCTGACGACGGAAGGCGCCATAGTGGCGACGGATATTGTGGCCGCTATAACAGCCAGCCCCCTGATCGTAATTTGCGTATCGGATTACAAAGCCACCAAAAAGATATTTGACACAGCGGGTGCAGTCACAGCATTGAGCGGCCGTACACTAGTGCAATTGAGCACGGGCACCCCGAAAGAGGCACGTGAACTGCATGCATGGGCGCAACAACAGGGTGCACTGGCCCTGAACGGCGATATACTGGCCTGGCCAAGACAGATAGGCGGGAGTGAGGCGACTATTATGATATCCGGTCCCTCAGCGGCTTTTCAGCTACATGAAACTGCTTTACGATCGCTGGCAGGTACATTTAGTTACCTGGGGGAAGAACCTGGAGCTTCGGCAGTATTCTTTTCAGCGGTAATGGCCTACCTGGCCGGCAACTGGATAGGCTTTTGCCATGGAGCATTGATATGTGAGCATGAAGGTGTGCCTGTAGATACATTCGGTACATTGATAGCCAATATCTCGCCTATATTAGCCGCAGAATCGCGCCACATGGGAGAAGTGATACAGCATAACCGTTTTGCCGATCCCGAGAGTACGGTAAAAACAACCACTGAGGACCTTCATTTGCTGGTACAGCATTCAGAAGAAGCCGGCATCAGTACAGAACTGCCAAGGTTTGCTGCCAATATCTTTCAGCGTACAGTAGATGCGGGCTATGGGGGAGAGGAACACGCTGCTATCATTAAGGTACTGAGAAAGCATGGATGA
- a CDS encoding thioredoxin family protein produces the protein MDFANYEQYFQSILNGDITVAPYDNPAYMNYAKLNWTRQQRWLKTGELNADLINTVMQIKHPQNWILITEPWCGDAAHILPFIHKLSQMNPLITLDIQLRDAEPYLINNYLTGANKSKSIPKLIIRNSEDKDLTVWGPRPQENQELFEQMKGDERDMEEIKLRLQKWYNDDKGRSLQHELLEALNDIS, from the coding sequence ATGGACTTTGCAAACTACGAACAGTATTTTCAATCTATTTTAAACGGAGATATCACTGTTGCGCCGTACGATAACCCGGCGTATATGAACTATGCTAAACTGAACTGGACCCGTCAGCAGCGCTGGCTGAAAACCGGAGAGCTGAATGCAGATCTTATAAATACGGTCATGCAGATAAAGCATCCGCAAAACTGGATATTGATCACAGAGCCCTGGTGTGGAGATGCTGCTCACATTTTACCCTTTATTCATAAACTCAGCCAGATGAACCCTCTCATTACGCTGGATATACAATTGCGTGATGCTGAGCCTTACCTTATCAACAATTATCTGACCGGCGCCAACAAATCCAAATCTATTCCAAAGCTGATCATACGTAACAGTGAAGACAAGGATCTGACGGTATGGGGACCAAGGCCCCAGGAAAATCAGGAACTGTTTGAACAGATGAAAGGAGACGAACGGGACATGGAGGAAATTAAACTGCGGCTGCAGAAATGGTATAATGATGATAAAGGCAGAAGTCTTCAGCATGAATTGCTGGAAGCCTTAAATGATATATCCTGA
- a CDS encoding serine hydrolase domain-containing protein — translation MRKLFTCFLIVACCATQVKAQSGYDSVNASIKKFMAAMHVPGFATCVVKEGKMIWSNAYGQADIANNKAMSIDGIMNIGSVSKTFTTIAAMQLWEKGLIDLNADVSSYLGFSIRNPKYPDKPITVFQIMTHTSSIIDGKAYGESYNCGDPALSLDDWIHSALLSDGTSYNNGDSFGTWAPGDKRQYSNVAFGLLGLIVEKVAKQPFNVYCKKNIFQPLEMNKTGWMLREVDTGNYIRPYAFITAENRKEYLAYARLFPNESEFKEGTYIPVCLYSFPNYSDGLVRTSVRDLSHYLTALLNGGELNGKRILKKETIDKMFTLQLEGNNAQGLTWRTSDFETKHGKVKLWGHSGLDPGIQTFLFFNPANKTGVITFQNSPSDGIARIVGAIYEAAALDAQ, via the coding sequence ATGAGAAAACTTTTCACCTGTTTCCTGATCGTAGCCTGTTGTGCCACACAGGTAAAAGCGCAGTCAGGTTATGATTCAGTCAATGCGTCCATAAAAAAATTCATGGCAGCTATGCATGTTCCTGGCTTTGCTACCTGTGTAGTGAAAGAAGGGAAAATGATCTGGTCCAACGCCTACGGACAAGCTGATATCGCCAATAACAAAGCGATGAGCATCGACGGTATAATGAACATCGGCTCCGTGTCAAAGACATTTACTACTATCGCAGCCATGCAGCTTTGGGAGAAAGGTCTGATTGACCTGAATGCTGACGTCAGCAGTTACCTCGGCTTCAGTATCAGGAATCCGAAATACCCTGACAAACCAATCACCGTATTCCAGATAATGACACATACCTCGTCTATCATTGACGGCAAGGCCTATGGGGAGAGTTATAACTGCGGAGACCCTGCCTTGTCACTGGACGACTGGATCCATAGTGCCCTGCTCTCTGATGGAACCTCGTACAATAATGGGGATAGCTTTGGCACCTGGGCGCCGGGCGATAAACGTCAATACTCCAATGTCGCATTCGGGTTACTTGGATTGATTGTTGAGAAAGTAGCGAAGCAACCCTTTAATGTATATTGTAAGAAGAATATCTTTCAGCCCCTGGAGATGAATAAAACCGGGTGGATGCTAAGGGAGGTGGATACGGGCAACTATATCAGGCCCTATGCCTTCATCACAGCGGAGAACAGAAAGGAATATCTCGCCTATGCCAGGCTGTTTCCCAACGAATCTGAGTTTAAAGAGGGGACCTACATTCCCGTATGTTTGTATAGTTTTCCCAATTATTCTGACGGTCTTGTCCGGACCAGTGTACGGGATTTATCCCATTATCTTACCGCCCTCCTCAATGGCGGAGAATTAAACGGTAAACGGATCCTGAAGAAAGAAACAATTGATAAAATGTTCACCCTGCAGTTGGAAGGGAATAATGCCCAGGGCCTGACCTGGCGTACTTCTGACTTCGAAACCAAACATGGCAAGGTAAAATTATGGGGACATTCCGGCCTTGATCCGGGTATTCAAACTTTTCTGTTCTTTAATCCGGCGAATAAAACAGGCGTGATCACTTTCCAAAATTCGCCCTCCGATGGAATAGCCCGGATTGTCGGAGCAATATATGAGGCAGCGGCTTTGGATGCGCAATAA
- a CDS encoding DoxX family protein — protein MTKRNKIIYWIATAWLALGMLSTGIVQLFKVKSETDFLAHLGYPDYFPTILGTWKLLGAVAVLIPRFPLIKEWAYAGFFFAMSGAIFSHIAAGNPINEIFPSLLLLALTLISWYFRPAERRLVPLGKITITRM, from the coding sequence ATGACAAAAAGAAATAAGATCATTTATTGGATTGCCACTGCCTGGCTTGCATTGGGTATGTTATCGACCGGCATCGTACAGCTATTCAAAGTGAAATCAGAAACAGATTTTCTGGCACATTTGGGTTATCCCGACTACTTCCCGACAATACTGGGGACCTGGAAGCTTTTGGGCGCTGTGGCTGTGCTGATTCCCCGGTTTCCTTTGATAAAGGAATGGGCTTATGCCGGCTTTTTCTTTGCCATGTCAGGAGCAATATTTTCGCATATCGCAGCAGGTAATCCTATAAACGAAATATTTCCTTCCCTGCTACTGCTTGCGTTGACGCTGATATCATGGTATTTCAGACCTGCGGAAAGGAGATTGGTTCCGCTTGGTAAAATAACGATAACGAGAATGTAA
- a CDS encoding SRPBCC domain-containing protein gives MERKTKVNAEEGKHDLMVTREFDLPLELLFKAHAEPEIIEQWMGTNVVKFEGRKHGSWQYQTKDPQGNVVFQANGTFHEFSPNQRITRTFEMENASFGVQLEFLEFIKLTDDTSKLNMHIVYRSVEDRNKMLQLPFSQGLNMAHNRLESIVSKLK, from the coding sequence ATGGAGAGAAAAACAAAAGTTAACGCCGAAGAAGGAAAGCACGACCTGATGGTAACCAGGGAGTTTGATCTGCCATTGGAATTGCTTTTCAAAGCACATGCAGAGCCAGAGATCATCGAACAATGGATGGGAACGAATGTGGTGAAATTTGAAGGTAGAAAGCATGGCAGCTGGCAGTATCAAACAAAAGACCCTCAGGGCAACGTAGTATTTCAGGCCAATGGAACGTTCCACGAGTTTAGCCCCAACCAGAGAATTACAAGGACATTTGAAATGGAGAATGCCTCCTTTGGTGTTCAGCTCGAGTTCCTGGAATTTATAAAGCTCACTGACGATACCAGCAAGCTCAATATGCATATTGTATACAGGTCAGTGGAGGACAGGAATAAAATGTTGCAACTGCCATTTTCCCAGGGCTTAAACATGGCGCATAACCGTTTAGAAAGTATTGTAAGCAAATTAAAATAA
- a CDS encoding DUF4256 domain-containing protein, with amino-acid sequence MANKTISKKGLPAAQRQELLGVLKTRFEKNMGRHKGLEWADVQARLEANAEKLWSLNEMETTGGEPDVVGHDKKTGEYIFYDCSAESPKGRRSLCYDDEALEERKEAKPDGSAVGMAESMGIALLTEEEYRKLQELGKFDLKTSSWVLTPAYIRKLGGAVFCDRRYDTVFLYHNGAISYYAARGFRGSLRV; translated from the coding sequence ATGGCAAATAAAACTATTTCAAAGAAAGGCTTGCCTGCAGCACAGCGGCAAGAGTTACTCGGCGTATTGAAGACCCGTTTTGAAAAGAACATGGGGCGCCATAAAGGACTTGAATGGGCGGACGTACAGGCAAGGCTAGAGGCTAACGCCGAAAAGCTGTGGTCACTCAATGAAATGGAAACAACCGGTGGTGAACCGGATGTTGTAGGCCACGATAAGAAGACGGGTGAATACATTTTTTATGATTGCTCCGCTGAAAGCCCTAAAGGTCGCAGAAGTCTTTGCTACGATGATGAAGCGCTGGAAGAGAGAAAAGAAGCAAAGCCCGATGGTAGTGCTGTTGGAATGGCGGAAAGCATGGGGATAGCACTTTTAACAGAAGAAGAATATCGTAAGCTGCAGGAATTGGGAAAGTTTGATCTGAAAACCTCCAGCTGGGTGCTGACGCCTGCCTACATCAGGAAGCTTGGTGGCGCTGTTTTTTGCGATCGTCGTTACGACACGGTTTTCCTGTATCATAATGGCGCCATCTCTTACTATGCTGCCAGGGGATTTCGTGGTTCTTTGAGGGTTTAA